From one Ooceraea biroi isolate clonal line C1 chromosome 7, Obir_v5.4, whole genome shotgun sequence genomic stretch:
- the LOC105282092 gene encoding UBX domain-containing protein 4 gives MKWFVGSINEAVATSKSRKAVFVVFVEGKDDTSVQLAQTIDTAEISSLLEEEHFVAIRLESGSEAYRFFAQIYQLVPVPSLFFIGENGTPLEIVAGNTTATELVSKINNVLLKAGKTNKNFLSILVDEEERMREASTSSSSNNNATEATASNINNVGPNPNTGLTSTVESVTTSSSNDEKGLTGGAVKTATSSNTENQNNNEASKNDSETMQENQDVELTAEEKMERARQLIMLQRKQRLEEEQKKEREREIERRQMGRDVQKMRQMQQELQIKQAQEERMREKAAEAAAREKVRQQIAQDKLERKQKELALQQQQQQVQQKQSQKQLKHSLPSSAATVTRIQFRLPSGNSYTGQFEPTSTLRALRTYVIENIELPFRQFVMSTSFPRRELTNEENDKTLLELELVPTAVILILPLKTSNVTKAVTSTTQDVGFFSRLIWSFFTPVIHIYNYIIDYFSGANRETNRDNSNNDSTEVVNEPERDISPNRGNVVQPSGLLRRYLSNQGGATIRAQGNVHRLHSGGDDNDENNTWNGNSTQQM, from the exons ATGAAGTGGTTTGTGGGAAGTATTAACGAAGCAGTGGCAACGTCAAAATCTAGGAAGGCAGTTTTTGTGGTGTTCGTTGAAG GCAAGGATGACACATCGGTACAACTTGCACAGACAATTGACACTGCAgaaatttcttctctcttaGAGGAAGAGCATTTTGTTGCTATCAGATTGGAAAGTGGGTCTGAGGCTTATAGGTTTTTTGCACAGATTT atcAATTAGTGCCTGTACCATCGCTGTTTTTTATCGGTGAAAATGGTACACCGTTGGAGATTGTAGCTGGCAACACAACTGCGACTGAATTAGTATCGAAAATTAACAATGTGCTGCTGAAAGCgggaaaaacaaataaaaacttCTTGTCGATTCTAGTCgatgaagaagagagaatgagagaggcTTCTACCAGTAGCAGTAGTAATAACAATGCTACTGAAGCTACTGCATCCAATATAAATAACGTTGGACCTAATCCAAATACAGGTTTAACTTCAACAGTAGAATCTGTGACAACAAGTTCTTCAAATGATGAAAAAGGTCTCACAGGAGGTGCAGTTAAGACTGCTACTTCATCGAACACAGAAAATCAAAACAATAATGAGGCATCAAAGAATGATTCAGAAACTATGCAAGAAAATCAGGACGTGGAATTGACAGCTGAG GAAAAGATGGAGAGAGCCCGACAATTAATTATGTTGCAACGAAAACAGCGACTAGAGGAAGAACAGAAAAAGGAGCGGGAACGAGAGATTGAACGGCGTCAAATGGGACGTGACGTACAAAAAATGCGGCAGATGCAacaagaattgcagataaagcAAGCGCAGGAAGAAAGGATGCGAGAGAAAGCTGCTGAGGCTGCAGCTCGCGAGAAGGTCCGGCAACAAATTGCTCAAGACAAGTTGGAGCGAAAACAGAAGGAGCTCGCGCTGCAG caacagcaacagcaggtACAACAGAAGCAATCCCAAAAGCAGCTTAAGCACAGTTTACCGTCCAGTGCAGCAACAGTGACTAGAATTCAATTCAGGTTACCGTCCGGCAATTCGTACACGGGACAGTTCGAACCAACGAGCACTTTGCGTGCTTTACGCACCTACGTTATCGAAAATATCGAGTTACCTTTCCGACAATTCGTCATGTCTACGTCATTTCCCAGAAGGGAGTTAACGAACGAGGAAAACGATAAGACTCTCCTGGAGCTTGAACTAGTCCCAACCGCTGTTATCTTGATTCTGCCTTTGAAAACT TCTAATGTCACGAAAGCAGTCACTTCGACCACCCAGGACGTTGGTTTCTTCTCTCGTCTCATATGGTCCTTCTTCACGCCTGTTATTCATAtctataactatataatagATTACTTTTCCGGCGCTAACAGGGAGACAAATCGtgacaattccaacaacgattccACAGAAGTGGTAAACGAGCCGGAAAGAGATATCTCACCGAATCGAGGAAATGTAGTGCAACCTTCGGG